From Mannheimia pernigra, one genomic window encodes:
- the leuB gene encoding 3-isopropylmalate dehydrogenase: MQTYNIAVLAGDGIGPEVMAQAIKVLEATQQKFGFKLNFNEYNIGGAAIDAQGKALPENTLKGCEEADAILFGSVGGPKWTHLPPDEQPERGSLLPLRKHFSLFCNLRPAALYSGLEKFCPLRADIASKGFDMMVVRELTGGIYFGQPKGRDGEGSQTRAFDTEVYYKYEIERIARVAFESAMKRKKHVTSVDKANVLQSSILWRETVTDIAKEYPEVTLEHMYIDNATMQLIKAPESFDILLCSNIFGDIISDEAAMITGSMGMLPSASLNEQGFGLYEPAGGSAPDIAGKNIANPIAQILSAAMMLRYSFNLREAADAIEAAIQKALVDGYRTADLADGSKPLSTSEMGDIIAKNI, translated from the coding sequence ATGCAAACTTACAACATTGCAGTATTAGCTGGTGATGGTATCGGGCCAGAAGTAATGGCTCAAGCCATTAAAGTACTTGAAGCAACACAACAAAAATTTGGTTTTAAATTAAATTTTAACGAATACAACATTGGCGGTGCAGCGATAGATGCTCAAGGTAAAGCTTTACCTGAAAACACGTTAAAAGGCTGTGAGGAAGCTGATGCCATTTTATTTGGCTCAGTAGGCGGACCCAAATGGACACACTTACCGCCAGATGAACAACCTGAGCGTGGCTCATTATTACCATTGCGTAAGCATTTCTCATTGTTTTGTAACCTACGTCCAGCCGCACTTTATAGTGGCTTAGAAAAATTCTGCCCTCTGCGTGCGGATATCGCTTCTAAAGGATTTGATATGATGGTTGTGCGTGAATTAACAGGCGGTATTTACTTTGGTCAGCCAAAAGGCAGAGATGGCGAAGGTTCACAAACTCGTGCCTTTGATACCGAAGTCTATTATAAATATGAAATTGAACGGATTGCACGCGTGGCGTTTGAATCAGCAATGAAGCGTAAAAAACACGTTACTTCTGTAGATAAAGCGAATGTGTTGCAAAGCTCAATTTTGTGGCGTGAAACGGTAACGGACATCGCGAAAGAATACCCGGAAGTCACTTTAGAACATATGTACATTGATAATGCCACAATGCAGCTGATTAAAGCCCCTGAATCTTTTGATATTTTATTATGCTCAAATATTTTCGGCGATATTATTTCAGACGAAGCAGCAATGATTACTGGTTCAATGGGGATGTTGCCTTCTGCAAGCCTAAATGAACAAGGATTTGGCTTGTATGAACCTGCAGGTGGGTCAGCGCCTGATATTGCAGGTAAAAATATTGCTAACCCGATTGCACAGATTTTATCAGCAGCGATGATGCTACGTTATAGTTTCAACTTAAGAGAAGCTGCAGATGCAATTGAAGCCGCAATTCAAAAGGCATTAGTAGATGGTTACCGTACCGCTGATTTAGCCGATGGTAGCAAGCCGCTTTCAACCTCAGAAATGGGGGATATTATTGCGAAAAATATTTAA